In Ovis aries strain OAR_USU_Benz2616 breed Rambouillet chromosome 16, ARS-UI_Ramb_v3.0, whole genome shotgun sequence, one DNA window encodes the following:
- the LOC114118748 gene encoding ferritin light chain-like has product MSSQIRQNHSTEVEAAVNRLVNMQLRASYTYLSLGFYFDRDDVALEGVGHFFPELAKEKREGAERLLKLQNQRGGRALILDVQKPSQDEWGKTQDAMEAALLVEKSLNQALLDLHGLASARGDPHICDFLENHFLDEEVKLIKMDDHLTNLRRLAGP; this is encoded by the coding sequence ATGAGCTCCCAGATTCGTCAGAATCATTCTACCGAGGTGGAGGCCGCCGTCAACCGCCTGGTTAACATGCAACTGCGGGCCTCCTACACCTACCTCTCTCTGGGCTTCTATTTTGACCGCGACGATGTGGCCCTGGAAGGAGTGGGTCACTTTTTTCCCGAATTGGCCAAGGAGAAGCGCGAGGGCGCGGAGCGTCTCTTGAAACTGCAAAACCAGCGTGGCGGCCGCGCCCTCATCCTGGACGTGCAGAAGCCATCTCAAGATGAGTGGGGTAAAACCCAGGATGCTATGGAAGCCGCCCTTCTCGTAGAGAAGAGCCTGAATCAAGCCCTGCTGGATCTGCATGGCCTGGCTTCTGCCCGCGGAGACCCCCACATCTGTGACTTCCTGGAGAACCACTTCCTAGATGAGGAAGTGAAACTCATCAAGATGGATGACCACCTGACCAACCTCCGCAGGCTGGCTGGTCCCTAG